From Juglans regia cultivar Chandler chromosome 8, Walnut 2.0, whole genome shotgun sequence, the proteins below share one genomic window:
- the LOC109004520 gene encoding disease resistance protein At4g27190-like produces MEEIVIAVLAKITEYTVRPVGRWLSYSCHYKSNMEYLKNQEMTLRDAQKEVERKVKTASDNGDQIKDNVETWLKKVDDIIKKLGGGEEEAESRNSNPSCLNLKQRHQMSREAKEMVDNIAELLKMANFISGVSHRPAAQDRVTPINMDYMTLDSRISITKRIMEALGDANINKIGVWGLPGVGKSTLMKEIFRKAKEESLFDEVALANVTESPNLSQIQEEIANMLDLKLDPNCKTEMVRAGHLRARLEKDKEKKILVILDDIWKRLDLEEIGIIPSERCKVLLTSRDRHVLASEMGTEENSFNLDTLGGEEAWILFEKMAGDSVKGDLELRNIAIEVANACRGLPIALVTVSRALKNKKLEAWKDALVKLTRPNQEHDTKIWLPVYTCIKLSYQLLVGTELRSLFLLCARQGYYISYQDLLRYGFGLGLFHGIDTLDEARNRLETSVRDLQDACLLLQSPCSSEEFYMHDLVRHVATIIAKNDNMFVMRGDGGQKAWPDVDLLKRCEALSIHGGDHIHDKNLNEIECPKLRYFYVQCESRYLKTRSSSFQGMDKLEVLSLRNIQLSSLLPLTNLQTLCLDGCELGDIHWIGELKTLVILSLAGSDISNLPGEIGSLTSLRLLDLTDCSKLKVIPPNVLSSLVKLEELYMRNIKVQWEVEGPNNEGKNASLVELKKLSHLITLEIDIKDANNLPKDLFSKELERYKICIGHMRGLYFWYRGEEAGFSRSLHFKLNMSSSQLDFGIKMLLKRTEYLYLDESNSTNSVLHELDREDFQQLKRLHILRSWHLPELRTSLKNLKVLIVHNCEKLRFIFSSSIARGLSLLEELKIRRCSNVGAIFMKDEEDRIEEVFCRLQTLVLMDLPKLMSFLSTRETNSEGNDHDLQVPLLHHQLSFPSLKTLQLAGLPRIKHVWSKEIFRFPNLLKLHVARCENLKSLFPAATMATSLTQLKSLEIRDCGVLEEIVQREDGTDPTTRILFTSLTSLSLDGLPKLKWFFQGVRTLESSSSKELHEQGGTLFGVNEVAFPKLTNLLLRNLPKIKHVCSKDPQTILRFQNLQRIHVSKCASLNSLFLASIGTCLKQLKQIRISDCGVLEEIVEAEGGETVGRMLVFEFPQVTSLVLENLPRLECFYKGLNISNWPMLKKMSIEECEKVEVLFALGTIEERQYSQMSIKQPLFWVDKRLVQSLEILKISKMEKLEIIWNIKDSHQRYMYKFPNLLHIDVSLCESLKSLFPVASVARSLEKLQSLIITGCGVLEEIVEREDGTDPTTRLLFPSLICLGLYGLPKLKWFFQGVHTLESSSSKELHEQEGTLFVVEEVEFPSLKLLDLYGLPKIKHVWSKDSQTIPSFQNLQVIIVGKCVSLKSLFPASIVKCLEQLEKIKIYDCGVEEIVAAEEGEAVEMTLVFPQVTSLCLENLESLEGVHDSKWSKLKEMRILECEKVKLLFPSLVMDKLEIMSQNVTIQKLWGSCYARCLHAMESYRLRSDLMKNYILWNDKKMFTRQIVRSIKAHHQSAPANSTSQQDSNKHNSKAAAALTNSS; encoded by the exons ATGGAGGAGATCGTTATTGCAGTTTTAGCGAAAATCACAGAGTACACTGTTCGACCAGTTGGACGGTGgctaagttattcatgtcactACAAGAGCAACATGGAGTATCTGAAGAATCAGGAAATGACGCTGCGGGATGCTCAGAAAGAGGTTGAACGCAAGGTTAAAACTGCTTCAGATAACGGCGATCAAATTAAAGATAATGTAGAAACGTGGTTGAAAAAGGTGGATGATATTATCAAGAAACTTGGTGGAGGTGAAGAAGAAGCGGAATCGAGGAACTCTAATCCGTCATGCCTGAACTTGAAGCAACGACATCAGATGAGCCGGGAAGCAAAGGAGATGGTGGATAATATTGCTGAACTTCTTAAAATGGCAAACTTCATCAGCGGCGTTTCCCATCGTCCTGCTGCGCAAGATAGGGTGACTCCAATAAACATGGATTACATGACCTTGGATTCGAGGATATCAATTACGAAGAGAATTATGGAGGCATTGGGAGATGCTAATATTAACAAGATCGGCGTGTGGGGGTTGCCTGGAGTTGGAAAGAGTACACTGATGAAAGAAATTTTCAGGAAAGCCAAGGAAGAAAGCTTATTCGATGAGGTGGCTCTGGCAAATGTGACGGAAAGCCCAAACCTAAGTCAAATTCAAGAAGAAATTGCAAACATGCTAGATCTAAAGCTTGATCCTAATTGTAAAACTGAAATGGTAAGAGCAGGCCATCTACGGGCGAGGTTAGAAAAAGACAAGGAGAAGAAGATACTTGTTATCTTGGATGATATATGGAAGCGACTTGATTTGGAGGAAATAGGAATTATTCCTTCTGAAAGATGCAAAGTACTACTCACATCTAGAGATCGACATGTACTAGCTTCTGAGATGGGCACCGAAGAGAACAGCTTTAACCTCGACACTTTAGGAGGAGAAGAAGCATGGATCTTATTTGAAAAGATGGCGGGTGATTCTGTCAAAGGTGATCTTGAATTGCGAAACATAGCAATTGAGGTAGCTAATGCGTGTCGAGGTCTTCCTATTGCACTTGTAACAGTTTCTAGGGCATTAAAGAATAAGAAATTGGAAGCCTGGAAGGATGCCCTTGTGAAACTAACAAGACCCAATCAAGAACATGACACAAAAATATGGTTACCTGTATATACTTGTATAAAGCTGAGCTATCAACTTCTTGTTGGTACAGAGCTCCGATCCCTATTTTTGCTTTGTGCTCGACAAGGGTACTACATTTCCTATCAGGACTTGTTGAGATATGGTTTCGGTCTGGGTTTATTCCATGGCATTGATACATTGGATGAAGCAAGAAATAGACTAGAAACTTCAGTTAGAGATCTCCAAGATGCTTGTTTGCTACTACAAAGTCCATGTAGCTCCGAGGAATTTTACATGCATGATCTTGTTCGTCATGTCGCTACAATAATtgcaaaaaatgataatatgtttGTCATGAGAGGCGATGGTGGGCAAAAAGCATGGCCAGATGTGGATTTACTAAAAAGATGTGAGGCGCTCTCTATTCATGGTGGAGATCATATCCatgataaaaatctcaatgaaatAGAATGTCCTAAATTAAGATACTTTTATGTCCAGTGTGAATCTCGATATTTGAAAACCCGAAGCAGTTCCTTCCAAGGGATGGACAAGCTCGAAGTTCTGAGTTTGAGAAATATACAACTTTCATCACTTTTGCCACTTACAAACCTACAAACATTGTGTCTAGATGGATGTGAGTTGGGAGATATTCATTGGATTGGAGAACTCAAGACTTTAGTAATTCTTAGTCTTGCTGGTTCTGACATTTCAAACTTGCCAGGAGAAATAGGGTCATTGACTAGTTTGCGGTTATTGGATTTGACCGATTGTTCCAAACTTAAAGTGATTCCTCCTAATGTCTTGTCAAGCTTGGTCAAGTTAGAAGAATTGTATATGCGAAACATCAAAGTCCAATGGGAGGTTGAAGGACCCaataatgaaggaaaaaatgCTAGCCTTGTAGAGCTAAAAAAATTGTCACACTTGATCACCTTAGAGATAGATATTAAAGATGCCAACAATCTACCGAAAGATTTGTTTTCTAAAGAGCTTGAGAGATACAAGATCTGCATTGGACATATGAGGGGTCTATATTTCTGGTATCGTGGGGAGGAGGCCGGCTTCTCAAGATCGTTACATTTCAAACTGAATATGAGCAGCTCCCAATTGGACTTTGGGATCAAAATGCTACTAAAGAGGACAGAATATCTTTATCTAGACGAGTCGAACAGTACTAATAGTGTCTTGCATGAATTAGATAGAGAAGATTTTCAACAACTGAAGCGTCTCCATATCTTACGTAGTTGGCATCTCCCTGAGTTGAGGACATCCTTAAAAAACTTGAAAGTTTTAATCGTGCATAACTGTGAGAAATTAAGATTTATCTTCTCATCATCGATAGCCAGAGGCCTTTCACTacttgaagaattgaagataaGAAGATGCAGCAACGTGGGAGCAATATTCatgaaagatgaagaagacagaATAGAAGAGGTGTTCTGTCGACTGCAAACCTTGGTGCTAATGGATCTTCCAAAGCTCATGAGCTTCTTAAGCACAAGAGAAACCAATTCGGAAGGCAACGACCATGATCTTCAGGTGCCGCTTCTACATCATCAG CTTTCCTTTCCTAGTTTGAAAACCCTGCAGCTGGCAGGTCTGCCCAGAATAAAGCATGTTTGGAGTAAAGAAATCTTCAGGTTTCCAAATCTACTTAAATTACATGTTGCcagatgtgagaatttgaaaagtttGTTTCCAGCAGCCACAATGGCTACAAGTCTAACGCAATTAAAGTCTCTCGAGATAAGAGATTGTGGGGTACTGGAGGAAATTGTCCAGAGAGAAGACGGGACGGATCCAACAACGAGGATTTTATTCACTAGCCTAACTTCGCTAAGCCTTGATGGGTTGCCAAAACTTAAGTGGTTTTTCCAAGGGGTGCGTACTTTGGAATCGTCGTCATCTAAGGAATTACATGAGCAAGGAGGCACACTTTTCGGGGTTAATGAG GTTGCCTTTCCTAAATTGACAAATTTGCTTCTAAGGAATCTACCCAAAATAAAGCATGTATGTAGTAAAGACCCCCAAACAATTCTCAGGTTTCAGAATCTACAAAGAATTCATGTTTCAAAATGTGCGAGTCTTAATAGTTTGTTTCTAGCCTCGATCGGTACTTGTCTTAAGCAATTGAAGCAAATTAGAATTAGTGATTGTGGGGTActggaggaaattgttgaggcTGAAGGAGGAGAAACAGTGGGAAGGATGTTGGTGTTCGAGTTCCCTCAAGTAACTTCTTTGGTTCTTGAAAATTTACCGAGACTTGAGTGTTTTTACAAGGGACTGAATATTTCAAATTGGCCGATGCTAAAAAAGATGTCGATTGAAGAATGCGAGAAAGTTGAGGTACTATTTGCTTTAGGAACAATTGAAGAGAGGCAGTATTCTCAGATGTCAATTAAACAACCCCTTTTCTGGGTGGATAAG AGGCTAGTCCAGAGCTTGGAGAtattgaaaatttctaaaatggAAAAGTTGGAAATTATATGGAATATCAAGGACTCCCATCAACGCTATATGTACAAATTTCCAAATCTACTTCATATTGATGTTTcattgtgtgagagtttgaaaagttTGTTTCCAGTAGCCTCGGTTGCTAGAAGTCTCGAGAAATTGCAGTCTCTCATAATAACAGGTTGTGGGGTATTAGAGGAAATTGTTGAGAGAGAAGATGGGACAGATCCAACAACGAGACTTTTATTCCCCAGCCTAATTTGTCTAGGACTTTATGGGTTACCAAAACTCAAGTGGTTTTTTCAAGGGGTGCATACTTTGGAATCGTCGTCGTCCAAAGAATTGCACGAGCAGGAAGGCACTCTTTTTGTGGTTGAAGAG GTTGAATTCCCTAGTTTGAAACTACTGGATCTGTATGGTCTACCCAAAATAAAGCATGTATGGAGTAAAGACTCTCAAACAATTCCTAGCTTTCAAAATCTACAAGTAATAATTGTTGGGAAATGTGTGAGTCTGAAAAGTTTGTTTCCAGCCTCGATTGTTAAATGTCTCGAGCAATTGGAGAAAATTAAGATTTATGACTGTGGGGTGGAGGAAATTGTTGCGGCTGAAGAAGGAGAAGCAGTAGAAATGACGTTGGTGTTCCCTCAAGTAACTTCTCTATGTCTTGAAAATTTAGAGAGCCTCGAGGGAGTGCATGATTCAAAATGGTCGAAGCTGAAAGAGATGCGGATTCTTGAATGCGAGAAAGTTAAG CTCTTATTCCCGAGCTTGGTGATGGATAAGTTGGAAATTATGAGCCAGAATGTCACTATTCAAAAATTGTGGGGTTCTTGTTATGCAAGGTGTTTGCATGCCATGGAATCTTATCGGCTTAGAAgtgatttaatgaaaaattacatattatggAATGATAAGAAGATGTTTACACGCCAAATCGTGAGGAGTATTAAGGCTCACCATCAATCTGCTCCAGCGAATTCCACCTCACAACAGGATTCTAACAAACACAACTCCAAGGCCGCAGCTGCTCTAACAAACTCTTCATAA